TTGTACGGACGATGTTCGGAAATGACGATGTGTGAGGGCAGATTCTCATTGAACGATTTCAAGCCGTAACTCATCCAGGCGCCGATGCCCGGCATGGCGGTGGTGGTGCTGCCGGTGTGCAGTTGCAGCGTGGCTTCGCCATGATCGCGGTGATCACAGCTCATGGAGCGAATCAAGGCGACTTCATGCATCTGCTGGCGAATGTGGGGGAACAGATCACTGACTTCCGTCCCGCATTCTCGGTTCGGCTGGAATTTCCATAACGGGGCTTTTAGATATCGTTTGATCGTTGGCTGCCCGGAGACCGCTGCTTTTGCTTCTTCACCGATTGACTGATCGTGTCGTTTCGTCAATGCGGGTTTGGGGTCGAAGGTGTCAACGTGCGAATATCCGCCCGACATGTAGAGCATGATCACATGCTTGGCCTGGGGCCGATGATGAGGCACGCTATCGCTTGCGGGCAACATGGAAGGGAGTAAGAGCCCCGCCGTCGTTCCCAGGCCCGCCTGCAGCAGGCTTCTGCGATGAATGTGTTTGGAATTGTGCATTTTGTCATTCCTCAGTGGCAACTGCGGTTGGCATCAGTCGATGAAAAAGAATTCGTTACTCGTCAGCATTACTTTGGCGAGCCCTGTCCAGGCTGCCTGGTTTGCTGTCGCAGAATTCTGCGATTGTTCTTTCAGAATCTGCGCACGGTATGCGTGCAGAGTTTGTAAAAAATCAGCCTGTTCTTCCGGTGTCGGATTGCGAGACAAGGCAAGTTGAAACGCGGTCTGGATCTGTTTTTCTTCTGTTGTGTTCGATTGTAAAATTCGTTCTCCGAATGCCTCTGCGCGCTTGGGGAGAAAGGGTGAATTCATTAGGTACAAAGCCTGTGTCGGAAGATTCGAACTGTTACGTGTTCCCGTCGTTTCGTTCGTGTCCGGTCCGTTAAACAGGCCGAGGAACGGGTGTTTAAACAGGCGTTGCGTCATCAGATACACGCTCCGTTTTTGGGACGGGTAGACCTGATGAAAGGGGCCGTTCAGACTGTAGCCTTTTTTATGCCAGGGAATGAAAGGATGCGGCCCGCCCGGTTCACGATCGAGTTCGCCGGAAACAAACAGCATCGCATCGCGGATCGATTCCGCATCGAGTCGTCGGCGGGCATATTTCCAGAGATAAACATTTTCCGGATCGCGCTGGCTGTTGTCTTTGATGTCATTGCTGTCCAGTCGGTACACGCGGCTGAGCATCATCTGGCGGTGCAGCGCCTTGAGCGACCATTGTTGTTCGATCAGTTGATTGGCCAAATAATCGAGTAGTTCGGGATGCGAAGGGGCAGCTCCCAAGACGCCAAAGTTATCGACCGTTTTGACCAGACCTTGGCCAAAGTGGTGATACCAGAGTCGGTTGACCATCACGCGGGCCGTTAACGGATGCTCGGCTGCGGTAATCCAGTTGGCGAGTTCTTCGCGCCCGGATCGTTTCTGATCTAAATCGGGTTTGGTTTTGGAGATCACGCTGATGAACTGGCGGGGGACAACATCGCCGGGAGTCTCCGGATTCCCGCGGCGATGCAGTTTCGCATGGTGCGGTTTCCCGTCGATGACGGCATACAACATCTCTGCCGGGGGCTGTTTGACGAGTCTGGCTTTTTCTTTTTTCAACCAGGGTAAGCCATGGATCATCAGTTCGCGGAATTTCCCTTTATGCGAGGCGAGGAGCTTCTGCCGCCGCGCTTCGAGTTTGTCGGTCGGTTGCCCGTTTTTCTTTGCCTGTTTGATTTTCGCCGCCACCTGTTTGTATTCTTCAAGCGTCGGTTTAAGCCAGGGGCGGAAGTGATTTCGAATCTGATGTTGATAATAGCTGAGCAGATCCCAGTATTCGTTAATTTTCTGTTGTGAATCCGGATCATTTTCCGCGGCGACGAGTTGTGTGGGGGAGGGCTCGTTGGACGCGCCCATGGTCGGGTAGAGTGTGCTTTCAAAGATGCCGTACAAGCCGTAATAATCGGTGGCGAGCATCGGATCGAATTTATGATCGTGACAGCGGGCACATTTGAGAGTGACGCCCATGATGCCGCGGCCAATGGTGTCGATCGTGTCGTCAATGGTCAGGTGCTGGTCTTCATACCGCGTATTCCCGAACCGGCGGGAGAGGGCGATGAAGCCGGTCGCAATTTTGAGCTGCCGGGCACGCTCTGGATCGTCTTCCTGTTTCGCCAGAATATCGCCGGCCAACTGTGCCTGCAGAAACTGGTCGTAAGGCAGATCGGCGTTGAATGCATCGATCACCCAGTTACGGTAGAGATAGGCATCCGGTATCGGAAAGTCTCCGACATCGCCCTGGGTGTCGGCGTAGCGTGCGACATCCAGCCAGTGACGGCCCCAGCGTTCTCCGTAGGGGGTGGATGCCAACAGGCGATCGACGACTTTGGAAAATGCATTCAGATCGGTGTCGGGATCGTTAAGAAAATCGGTTACTTCCTCTGGAGTCGGGGGCAGGCCGGTCAGGTCGAAGGTAGCCCGCCGGATGAGAGTGCGCCGGGACGCCAGGGGGGCGGGCGTGATTATTTCTTTTTCCAGCCGCTGATAAATAAAGCGATCGATGGGCGAATCGGCCCACTCTTGATTGTTGACTTCTGGCGGCGCAACCGACTGACGCGGCAGAAAACACCAGTGCGATGTGGTCAGCGGCTTGGTTTTCTTCGCCTGAGATGTGGTCAATGGTTTGACCTTTTCCGCAGGCCAGGGAGCGCCCCATTCGATCCATTGTTTGAAATGCTGGATCGTTTTTGCACTCAGTTTATCATCCTCATCAGGGGGCATTTTGAGTGCTTTGTGCGTGCGTTGGATGGATTGATACAAGAGACTTTCTTGAGGTTTACCGGGGATGATGGCTGGCCCGAATTCGCCCCCTTTGATGAACGCCGATCGGGAATTGACGGCGAGACTGTTTTCCGCGTCGGCGTCGCCGGTATGACAGTCGGCGCATTGTTCAATCAGCACAGGTCGAATATGCAACTCAAAAAATTCGATCTGATTGGCGGGGGGCTTCGCTGGTTCGGCTGCAGAGAGCGCGCTTGGCAGGCTGAAGAGTGCCGCCAATGCCAAGAGGAAACGTTGAATTTGACTTCGATGATGATCGATCATGGTTGAACTCATACCATTGGGGGATCAGAAAAATTGCTGATTAGCCGCGTGCGATTCCTGCCTGCTGAAAGGCGGGGGCGATATTTTGATAACAGGTTTTGGCGGCTGCGACGGGATCGTAGCCTTTCTGTTTGAAAACCATGCCACTGACTTCACAGCAGATGTCGCCTCGGTAGCCGTCTTTGACCGCCAGTTTGAGTAACTGGACATAGTCGATGTCGCCACTTTCGCCGGGGAGCACAAAGCGGGCTTTGTTGTCTTTCAGGACCGTATCTTTGATCTGAATGAAACTGGTGAAGGGCATCATGATTCGCATCGAATCTTCCAGGGAAATGTCCCGGTGAGTAAAGTGACTGTAATCATAGTTCAGGCGAATCCAGGGACTGTCGATCTGCTCGACCAGCCAGACGCCTTGCTCGGGACGATCAACGACGCCGCCCCGATGCGGTTTGACAGCGATCACCGTTTTTGTGCTCGCGGCGACCTTGGCCCACTCTTTGAGGTTATCGCGCATTTCATTTTTACGCTCATCCCATTTTCCGCTGCCGGCCGTGGTTTCAATCAACGGTGGTTGTTCCGGTTTCAAGGCGTGTCCCAGTTCGGCAGCCCGCTTCAGTCGTTCGAGGACTTTCTGCTGGCTCGCTTTCGAGCCGGTCAGGTCGCAGTGTTCCATGAGTGAGGTCAGTTTCAAGCCGGTGGCATTCAGTTTTTTCGAGACCTCGGTACGCCGCCGGGGATTGAGCTTGAGCGGCGTCGCATCCCAGGCATCCATCAGACAGAGTTCGACAGAATCGTATCCGACGTCTGCGACAACCTGCAGCGCCTGTTCGGTTTTCATATGCGGCATGCCGTACAGGCTGAAGCCGAGTGTTAATTGGGGCTTGGCTGGTTTTCCTGCCTGTACGCTGTTGACGCCCGCCAGACAGATGGCGGCGGCACTGGTGGAATAAAGAAACTGGCGACGTGTGAGCGGCTTCATATCTGATGTTCCTCTGTCAGGATCATTGGTTGGTGTTAGCTGTTGAGATGGCGAACCGATTCGCCGGGTGTCAGGTGCGGTTCCAGGGTTAAGTCGACGTTGGCAATGGTGTTGCCCATGGTCAGGCGGGTTTCCAGTTGACGCACAGCCAGGCGACCGATGTTATGGGCGTGAATGTCAAACGTGGTGAGTTGTGGATAGAGGCCGGTAATAAAGGCATGATCGTTGTTACCTGAAATCACGCTGATCTCTTCACCTACTTTGATTCCTCGTCGGGCCAATGAACCATACACGACCGCTGCGACACTGTCGGCACCGGCGAACAATGCTGTGGGGCGTGTTTTGGCTTTCAAGAGTTGATCGACCAGATGTTGCACGGCTTCCGTTGAGAGGGGTGGTTTGACAGGCAGAGTCCAGCCTTTCGAGGGAGGATCGACAAAACGTTGCACGTTGAGTCCGCGTCGTACGGCTTGGGAAACGAAGCCCGTTTCTCGGTTTTGCATAATCAGGTGATCGGGTTTGGGGCTTAGGAAGGCGACGTTGTGGTGCCCGTGATCGGCCAGGAAGTCGGCGGCTTTCGCGCCCAGGAGCACATCATTCGCACCGACACAATCGCCCCAGCAACCTTCAGGGCGTCCCAAGAGCCAGACCGAAGGGATCTGCGAGAGACGGTTCAGGAGAGTGCTGTTTGATTCGATCAGCATTTTTCCCTGGAGTGCTCCGATGAGAAACAGACCATCGATCTGGTCAAAATCCAAATGAGCGGGAACGGCCTGGAGATCCGGAATATGTGCGACTTGAAAACGGACTCCGAGTTCGGAAAAGGCGTCTTCAACGCCACTGATGGCAGAACTGACAACGGGGAGTGAGATGAGCGATCGATCTAACCCAAGAGAGAGAACGAGTAGCTGTTTTCCTCTGAGGATACTGGCTGTGCTCTGGCTGATTTCATTTTTGGGACGCCGCTTACGAAGCGGGCGGTAGTCCAGCGAGGCGGCGACTTGTCGAATGCGTTGTTTGGCCGCTTCACTGATACTCGGGTCGTCTCGCAAGGCACGGCTCACAGTACTGACAGCACAGTCGGCGGCTTTGGCGACGGTTTTGACTGTGACGAGTTCGGCAGTTTTGCTCACAGGGGCCTCGTTGGTGTATTCGTCATTCAATGACGGGTTTAACGCAAACTAATGCATATAGCAGGAAGTTGCGTGTTATAGAAATACGTTTCTGGTTTGCTTCAATCTTGTTGATAAACAATCGAGTCATAGATGTAAAGTGGAATTGGGTTATATGTAACAAGATTGATGGAAATCGAGAGCACAGTGAACTAAAAGCGATTTACGCAAATAGATGTTATTTGCGTGTTTTGATGTGATCAGGTTCTGGAGACTGCTTTGGGGCCGTCGTCGTATTGAGGCTCAATTGAACGGGAGCCTGTATTGCTCTTTATCAGTCTTCCAATTTGAGTGATAGTATGCTGGAAGTGAGGCTGTTACGAATCATGAACAGGAATCCTTAGGTAGGAAATATGGATTGGAAATTAGAGTTAATGTTCGCAGTACGTGCTCTCGTCGCTGCGGTTTTGGGTGGTTTTATTGGTTGGGAACGCGAATGGCATGGACGCGAAGCCGGTATGCGGACTTACGCCGCGGTCGCGCTTGGCTCGTGCGTCTTTGCCTTGGTCTCGTCGCATATTCCCGGAGCGGAGCCGTCACGACTCGCTTCAAACATTGTGACCGGCATCGGTTTTTTGGGGGCTGGCATTATCCTGCGTGACCGTGGCCGGACCGTGGGACTGACGACTGCGGCGACCATTTGGTCGACTGCCGCCGTGGGGACTGCCGTCGGTTTTGGGATGTATCTGCTGGCGACGCTCACGTCCCTGATTATATTTGGCGTTCTCGCATCGCATCATGTTCGCGGCTGGAAAAAGTCCTCAGGAGAAGGTGTCGAAGGTACCTCAGCCGCCAATGAATTTGACAACAATGATTCTATTGAACGTTGAAAGACTACTGCTAAGGTCGCAGGTTCTTTATTTTGCGATGAAATCCGCTTCCTTCAGTGACAAACGAACGGGGCCTTGCATAGTGGTGATCCAGAGCTCTCCTGGTTTGACTTCTGTCACATAGGGATAGGAGACCCGGTTTTCTCGTTTCTGTCCTGCGGGAGTTAAATCGCGGGCGATGATGACGGGGTCGCTCCAGGTTTTGCATTCGTCATCGGAAAACGCGAGGGACAATTCTTCGCGGCGTCCGCGCTTTCGCTTGGGATCACGAAAGCGATTCCAGAGCATCACGATCCGGCCGCTTTCCAGTCGTTGCAGAATTGCGGGGGAACTGCTGGCAGGAATTTGGGACGGACGAATCGTGCGCCACGAAGCGCCTTCATCGGTAGAGAAGGCTTCCCAGAAGCGTCCGAATCGGGTGCGGATCAATGCATAAATCCGGCCGTCTTTCAATTCGACAATCGTGCCTTCCATTGCACCGTCGTGATCGCCGGAACCGCCCAGATCGATCATATTACTGTGATTCCAGGTGGCGCCTTCATCGTCTGAATAGTAAGTCTGCATCACGTGCCGTCCCGGGTTGGCGATGGCTTTGGAAACGGCGACAATGATGCGCCCCGATTTGGTTTGAATCATGCTGCGAATGGCGCCGCACCAGCTATGATCCTGAATAATCTGCGGAGGCAACCAGGTTTGACCGCCATCGGTACTGCGCACAATATAAGCGGGAAGGTAGCAGTCGGATTGCGGCCCTCCTTTGCTGTCATCCCAATGGAATTTTTTCTCGGCCAGATTCATGAAGGCCAGGATGATGGTTCCGTTGCGCGTTTTGATGATGGCGCGCTCCCGGCTGGTCTGGAACTGATCGGGGTTGGCATACAGCGGTTTTGCGTTCCACGTTTTGCCGGCATCCTGGCTGATCAAAACCTGTTTATCATCGGGCGCCAGCAGGCTGTCTTTTGATAATTTCAGAAAGGGACCCAGATGTTGATGCGGCAGCTTTTGTGTCTGCGGATGATTCCATTCTGCGAGAGACAGATTCGTCGCAAGTAACGCTGTGGTGATAGTGCCGATGAAAAGTAAAAGTGGCTTCATTTCTCTCTGCCTTATTTTCAAAAATGTGGATTCTAAAGTGGTATCTGTCCATCGTCAGATCGGGTATGCTATTCTTTCAGCTCAAAATCGACAAAGAAGGGTTCACTTCCGGCTTCAATGGTTGCTTCCAGTTCTGATTTTGAATGATATTTGTCCGGAATGGGGATCGCAGGTTTCGTTGCTGCATCAATTTCTCCCAGTGATTTGCCTTCGGTGTCAGCGGGAAGAATCGGTGTGCCTTTGATTTCGACGCGATGATTTCCCAACGGGACGCCGCCTTTGTTCGAGATTTCATACATGCCATTGATGATCTTCCCAGCGGCAACCGGCCCTGCAGGTTGAGGAAGAAACCGAATCACGGCCCCTTCGAGTGGTTCTCCATTTAGGGTGACGCTACCTTTGACAATGCGGCGGTCCGGTGCATCACTGACGCCTCCGCAGCCGAAAGTCAATAATAACATCCCCCAAAGAATGAATTGTTTTCCAGGCATCACAGCCTCCTTCTGAGAGCACTGACCGTTTCAAACGAGTCAGTGCAAAATGATACTTGATAAATCATGACAGTAAGAAGAGAGTGAAGTTAAAACTCGCCGACCACTTCTTTCCCGGAGCGGGTGGTCAGGGCAGACAGTGTACCCTGATCGATATTTTCCGAGAGAAAGCGGACGGAGCCATCGCATAAGGTGAAATGGCAACCGCCGACGTGGTAGCTGGAAAAGCCCTGGGGTCTGAAGGCGAACGTGCCACCGCCGGGAACGGTGTCGATACTATTAATCCCACTGCTGGTGTCAAAGACATCATAGCCCGTATAGGAATTGCCGTTCAGTCCTGTCTGCGAAAGGGAGCCGGTGATTTCGCCCACGAGCAGCGTACTGCTGGTGCCATCAATGATGTCCCGCATTTTGACGCTGGAGATGGCATAGAGCACGCCGTTGCCGACGGAGGTTGGACGCACGCCTGAGCCACTGTTGCATTTCCAACTGACAGAATCAGCAACGCCTCCAATATCGGTTCTTCCCATTCCATCTGGCAGGGCGCCCGCGAATGCGCCTGCTTTATTGACGATGGTATCGGGTTGCGGATTACTGGGACACAGAAAAGGCTGCACGGGGGAAAGGCATCCGCTGGAAGTGAAGTTTGCGGGAACGAAGGGAGTTGAGCCAGAGAAATTGAGATTGTTATAGATATTGGCCTGATCGATATAAGGCAGAATGTGCACACCCCAGGAAAACATGTGGCTGCCTGAGTAGCCGCTGCAGCCTCCACTGATGGCGGCACCCATCGGGAAGACACTGTGTGTATCGTGATAGTTATGCAATGCCAGGGCCACCTGTTTGAAATTGTTTTTGCAGGAAGAACGGCGTGCCGCTTCGCGCGCCTGTTGCACTGCTGGTAGTAAAATGGCAATCAGGATGGCAATAATGGCAATCACCACCAGCAATTCAATCAGTGTAAATCCACGCGCTCTTTTCTCTGAGTTGATCTGTAACATAGCACCGTCTCCATCAAACTTAGCAATAAACAAATACGAAAAGAATATCTCGGCACAAAGATACAACGTTCACCCTGTGCAGGGTTTTGATGATCACTTTCAAACTATTTTTCGGGTCGAGCAGTCTTATTTTAAAATCAGAGACAGGGGCGTCTTGCTGATTGAAATCGTATTTTGACGGAATTCGTTTTTGTTACTTACTGTTGCTCTATGTTATTCACAGGGGGCTTTTAACTGTGGTTTCAAATGGTCTGTCAGGAGTTTGGTTGCTTCGTCGTTGTCCCGGTCTGCAATGGCATTGGCGATGAGTTCGTGATCCCGCAGCCCTTTGCTGGTGGGAGGGTGGCCGTACAAATCGCCTGCATGGAAGTAATCCAGTAGAACGCCATGGAACTGTTTCACAAAATTGCCGTGCGAGGCGGCCAGAATGGTCTGGTGGAACAGACAGTCCAGCTCCTTGTAAGTTTTACTGGTGCCGGTGGGATCCTGATTGATCTTCTGCATGACCCGTTGCATCTCGACGACGATGGTTTGCAGCCGAATAATTTCTTCGGCAGTAATCAATTCTACTGCCAGTGAGATCGAACCGATTTCGATGACGGCTCGCAGCTGTTGTAATTCGCTCCATCCCTGGGGACTGGCGACTTGAGGTACGAGTGCTTTTCTCAAAACGGAAGAAAAGTTATCGGCTTCTGCAACACAGAGTCCAAGTCCCTGGCGTCCTGTCACCACGCCCAAGCCTCTGAGTGACCCGATGGCTTCCCGAACCACAGTGCGCGAGACGCCAAACTGATCTGCCAGATCGGCTTCCGTTCCCAGACGGTCGCCGGGGGCGAGGCGGTCGTTCCGAATTCGTTCGCAAAGGTGATCGGCCAGTTCAGCACTTAAGGTTTTTGCTGATTCCTGGGGACGAGCATCCATCGATGTTTTCATTGTAAAACTGCTTTCGTGTGAGCGTCATTTAAAATGGCAAACAGGGCTCGCGTGGACAAACCACAGAACACCAGTTTCTTGAATCGGCTTCCCAAAGAGTGGGATCAATTCGTTGCCAGCAAACTGATTTTGTATTATAAGATGTGAGATTGTATTACAATCTGGAGTATTATCATATAACTGTAAGCGTGGACGTCAAGAAAATTAGTGACGTTTTGCACAAGTTTACTGATGTTTTGAATAAGGCTCTGATAGAAATCATGTGTGTTTGATGTTTTGTTGCTGGCATCAACGAATGACTCATTTCTGATCAGGGACTGGTAGATGGATACGAATCGTTTCACATTAGGTGAAGGGCAAACGCCTCTCTTGCGTTCTCGTCATATGGGGCCAAGCGCGGGCCTCGATCATTTGTATTTCAAACTGGAAACAATCAATCCGACGGGGTCTTATAAAGATCGTTTTGCTGCTGCCGCGATTACCGATATGCAGGCGCAGGGCAAAACACGCATGGTGACTTCGTCCAGCGGGAATGCCGGTTCCGCGCTGGCGGCTTACAGTGCTGCCGCCGGTATGGCGTGCCAGGTGGCTGTGTTTATTGGCGCTCCAGAAAATAAGTTGAAACAGATGCTGGCCTACGGTGCTCAAATCTGGAAGATTCAGGATTTTGGAGCCGACCCGGAAATTACCCGAGAGGCCTTTGAGTATCTCAGGCACGTAGGTTCGGCGGCGGATGCGCAGCTTCAGATCAGCAGTTATCAATATAGTCCCGTCAGTATGATGGGAGTGGAAGCCATTGGTTCAGAACTGGTAAGTCAATCGGAGTCGATGTCGCGGTCGATCGATCATGTCTTCTGTTGCGCTGGGGGCGGGGGACTACTGCTGGCGATTGTGCGGGGCTTTGAATCTGCGCTGCGGGAGAAAAAAATCGAGTGTCTGCCTGCCATGCACTGTGTTCAGCCGGCGGGAAACAATACGATCGCTGGTCCGTTACGCGAGGGATTAGATCAGGCGCAGCCCTGTCACAGTACAACGGCAATCGGTGGACTGCAGGTGGCCAGTGTACTTGACGGAGACGCTGTGATAGCCGCCTGCCGGCAGACGGGGGGCACCGGTTATCTCGTCGACGATGAAACGGTTTTTGAGGTGCAGTCCCAACTGGCACGTCAGGAAGGCATCTTCTGTGAACCGGCGGCTGCGGTTTCCCTGGCAGGCGTTCTGCAGGCGGCCAAAGCAGGCAAAATTCAACGCGAGGAGACAGTGGTCTGTGTCGTAACAGGGACCGGGTTTAAAGACCAGGCTGCCCTCGATCGTATGTTGGCTTCGACAGTTTGTCCGGTCGTCACACTGCCTGAATTTATTGATCTGACTACTTAAATTCCCATTCAAAAGAAAGTCGATTTCTATCATGAGTTCAATCAAGATGATTACTGCACTGGGAACACCATTGACGCCCGAGGAAGAATTGCATATTCCGGGGCTGGAAGCGCATATTCATGATCAGTTGGCACATGGCATCAATGGATTCTTAGTCGCCGGGACAATGGGGTTGATGCAGTTGCTCACGGAATCGACGTATCGGCAACTGGTCGAACAGAGTGTGCACTTCAATGCCGGCAAAGCGGAATTACTGGTGGGGGTCGGCGATACGAGTTTCGTGCGGACTCGCGATCGCATTCGTATGGTCGAGCAATTTGATATTGATGGCGTGGTCGCATTGGCTCCTTTTTTCCTCAAATACAGTCAGGAAGATCTGGTTGATTATTATCTGTCACTGGCCGAATTGAGTTCCAAACCGCTGTATCTGTATGACCTGCCTCAGACAACGGGGACGAAGCTGGAAGTGGAAACGGTGTTGAAGTTGGCAGAGCATCCGAATATTCATGGCATCAAATGTTCGGATCATTTTGTCACGATTCGGCCCGTGCTGGATATGATGGGAGATGAGTTTCGCGTGATTGTGGCACAACCGAATTTAATGGATGTTCTGTTGCGGTCCGGTGTCCGCGAACATCTGGACGGGATTTATGGTCTGGTGCCAGAATGGATTGAAAAGATGGTCGCGGCGACTGAGACAGAGAACTGGACCGAGTTGGCGTTGATTCAACAGGACCTGTCGGCACTGTTGCGACTTCTGGTCACCCCTCCCGCACCGCTGTTTTCGACAGTCACGGCGATTTTAAACATGCGGGGCATTCCCGGTAATTTTGCGCCTCGTCCGATGCGTCCTTTGACCGCGGGTGAGCAGACTCAGCTTGCCGAACATCCTCTCATTCAGAAGGTCTTCGCCGGGAAAACCATTTCTTCTGTCGATGTTTAAACCAGAATCTTGCTCTCAGATGAGACCTTTAATCTGCTTGTGGATCAACCTGTTTGACCAGCTTATGAACGGAGGCGGAGATCAGATCTTCCGTATCAGGTCCCCAGCGATAGGCGGGGCGT
This genomic interval from Gimesia alba contains the following:
- a CDS encoding PSD1 and planctomycete cytochrome C domain-containing protein, which encodes MIDHHRSQIQRFLLALAALFSLPSALSAAEPAKPPANQIEFFELHIRPVLIEQCADCHTGDADAENSLAVNSRSAFIKGGEFGPAIIPGKPQESLLYQSIQRTHKALKMPPDEDDKLSAKTIQHFKQWIEWGAPWPAEKVKPLTTSQAKKTKPLTTSHWCFLPRQSVAPPEVNNQEWADSPIDRFIYQRLEKEIITPAPLASRRTLIRRATFDLTGLPPTPEEVTDFLNDPDTDLNAFSKVVDRLLASTPYGERWGRHWLDVARYADTQGDVGDFPIPDAYLYRNWVIDAFNADLPYDQFLQAQLAGDILAKQEDDPERARQLKIATGFIALSRRFGNTRYEDQHLTIDDTIDTIGRGIMGVTLKCARCHDHKFDPMLATDYYGLYGIFESTLYPTMGASNEPSPTQLVAAENDPDSQQKINEYWDLLSYYQHQIRNHFRPWLKPTLEEYKQVAAKIKQAKKNGQPTDKLEARRQKLLASHKGKFRELMIHGLPWLKKEKARLVKQPPAEMLYAVIDGKPHHAKLHRRGNPETPGDVVPRQFISVISKTKPDLDQKRSGREELANWITAAEHPLTARVMVNRLWYHHFGQGLVKTVDNFGVLGAAPSHPELLDYLANQLIEQQWSLKALHRQMMLSRVYRLDSNDIKDNSQRDPENVYLWKYARRRLDAESIRDAMLFVSGELDREPGGPHPFIPWHKKGYSLNGPFHQVYPSQKRSVYLMTQRLFKHPFLGLFNGPDTNETTGTRNSSNLPTQALYLMNSPFLPKRAEAFGERILQSNTTEEKQIQTAFQLALSRNPTPEEQADFLQTLHAYRAQILKEQSQNSATANQAAWTGLAKVMLTSNEFFFID
- a CDS encoding sugar phosphate isomerase/epimerase family protein, with the protein product MKPLTRRQFLYSTSAAAICLAGVNSVQAGKPAKPQLTLGFSLYGMPHMKTEQALQVVADVGYDSVELCLMDAWDATPLKLNPRRRTEVSKKLNATGLKLTSLMEHCDLTGSKASQQKVLERLKRAAELGHALKPEQPPLIETTAGSGKWDERKNEMRDNLKEWAKVAASTKTVIAVKPHRGGVVDRPEQGVWLVEQIDSPWIRLNYDYSHFTHRDISLEDSMRIMMPFTSFIQIKDTVLKDNKARFVLPGESGDIDYVQLLKLAVKDGYRGDICCEVSGMVFKQKGYDPVAAAKTCYQNIAPAFQQAGIARG
- a CDS encoding LacI family DNA-binding transcriptional regulator, translated to MSKTAELVTVKTVAKAADCAVSTVSRALRDDPSISEAAKQRIRQVAASLDYRPLRKRRPKNEISQSTASILRGKQLLVLSLGLDRSLISLPVVSSAISGVEDAFSELGVRFQVAHIPDLQAVPAHLDFDQIDGLFLIGALQGKMLIESNSTLLNRLSQIPSVWLLGRPEGCWGDCVGANDVLLGAKAADFLADHGHHNVAFLSPKPDHLIMQNRETGFVSQAVRRGLNVQRFVDPPSKGWTLPVKPPLSTEAVQHLVDQLLKAKTRPTALFAGADSVAAVVYGSLARRGIKVGEEISVISGNNDHAFITGLYPQLTTFDIHAHNIGRLAVRQLETRLTMGNTIANVDLTLEPHLTPGESVRHLNS
- a CDS encoding MgtC/SapB family protein, with the protein product MDWKLELMFAVRALVAAVLGGFIGWEREWHGREAGMRTYAAVALGSCVFALVSSHIPGAEPSRLASNIVTGIGFLGAGIILRDRGRTVGLTTAATIWSTAAVGTAVGFGMYLLATLTSLIIFGVLASHHVRGWKKSSGEGVEGTSAANEFDNNDSIER
- a CDS encoding sialidase family protein; the protein is MKPLLLFIGTITTALLATNLSLAEWNHPQTQKLPHQHLGPFLKLSKDSLLAPDDKQVLISQDAGKTWNAKPLYANPDQFQTSRERAIIKTRNGTIILAFMNLAEKKFHWDDSKGGPQSDCYLPAYIVRSTDGGQTWLPPQIIQDHSWCGAIRSMIQTKSGRIIVAVSKAIANPGRHVMQTYYSDDEGATWNHSNMIDLGGSGDHDGAMEGTIVELKDGRIYALIRTRFGRFWEAFSTDEGASWRTIRPSQIPASSSPAILQRLESGRIVMLWNRFRDPKRKRGRREELSLAFSDDECKTWSDPVIIARDLTPAGQKRENRVSYPYVTEVKPGELWITTMQGPVRLSLKEADFIAK
- a CDS encoding DUF1559 domain-containing protein; this translates as MLQINSEKRARGFTLIELLVVIAIIAILIAILLPAVQQAREAARRSSCKNNFKQVALALHNYHDTHSVFPMGAAISGGCSGYSGSHMFSWGVHILPYIDQANIYNNLNFSGSTPFVPANFTSSGCLSPVQPFLCPSNPQPDTIVNKAGAFAGALPDGMGRTDIGGVADSVSWKCNSGSGVRPTSVGNGVLYAISSVKMRDIIDGTSSTLLVGEITGSLSQTGLNGNSYTGYDVFDTSSGINSIDTVPGGGTFAFRPQGFSSYHVGGCHFTLCDGSVRFLSENIDQGTLSALTTRSGKEVVGEF
- a CDS encoding FadR/GntR family transcriptional regulator — translated: MDARPQESAKTLSAELADHLCERIRNDRLAPGDRLGTEADLADQFGVSRTVVREAIGSLRGLGVVTGRQGLGLCVAEADNFSSVLRKALVPQVASPQGWSELQQLRAVIEIGSISLAVELITAEEIIRLQTIVVEMQRVMQKINQDPTGTSKTYKELDCLFHQTILAASHGNFVKQFHGVLLDYFHAGDLYGHPPTSKGLRDHELIANAIADRDNDEATKLLTDHLKPQLKAPCE
- a CDS encoding pyridoxal-phosphate dependent enzyme, whose product is MDTNRFTLGEGQTPLLRSRHMGPSAGLDHLYFKLETINPTGSYKDRFAAAAITDMQAQGKTRMVTSSSGNAGSALAAYSAAAGMACQVAVFIGAPENKLKQMLAYGAQIWKIQDFGADPEITREAFEYLRHVGSAADAQLQISSYQYSPVSMMGVEAIGSELVSQSESMSRSIDHVFCCAGGGGLLLAIVRGFESALREKKIECLPAMHCVQPAGNNTIAGPLREGLDQAQPCHSTTAIGGLQVASVLDGDAVIAACRQTGGTGYLVDDETVFEVQSQLARQEGIFCEPAAAVSLAGVLQAAKAGKIQREETVVCVVTGTGFKDQAALDRMLASTVCPVVTLPEFIDLTT
- a CDS encoding dihydrodipicolinate synthase family protein, whose amino-acid sequence is MSSIKMITALGTPLTPEEELHIPGLEAHIHDQLAHGINGFLVAGTMGLMQLLTESTYRQLVEQSVHFNAGKAELLVGVGDTSFVRTRDRIRMVEQFDIDGVVALAPFFLKYSQEDLVDYYLSLAELSSKPLYLYDLPQTTGTKLEVETVLKLAEHPNIHGIKCSDHFVTIRPVLDMMGDEFRVIVAQPNLMDVLLRSGVREHLDGIYGLVPEWIEKMVAATETENWTELALIQQDLSALLRLLVTPPAPLFSTVTAILNMRGIPGNFAPRPMRPLTAGEQTQLAEHPLIQKVFAGKTISSVDV